The following proteins come from a genomic window of Trinickia caryophylli:
- the alc gene encoding allantoicase: MAIIATDPHAPEFVRRYVNLADSRLGACALEASDEFFAPKARMLNPEPAVFIPGKYDEHGKWMDGWETRRKRTTGYDWCIVKLARPGVIKGLDLDTSHFTGNFPPAASVEAAFVENDALATAQWTDIVASVTLQGNTHHYHAVADNRAFTHVRVNLYPDGGLARLRVYGQPQVDWTHVGDSESVDLAAMEMGAYVVAANNEHFGAASNLLMPGRGVNMGDGWETRRRREPGNDWCIVALAHAGEIRRIDVDTAHFKGNFPDRCSIQAACVTGGTDASLVTQSMFWPVLLPEQKLQMDHVHSFTEGIAALGPVTHVRFNIVPDGGVSRLRLFGSPKR, encoded by the coding sequence ATGGCCATTATTGCAACCGATCCTCATGCGCCCGAATTCGTGCGCCGCTACGTCAATCTCGCCGACTCCCGCCTGGGCGCCTGCGCGCTCGAGGCCAGCGACGAATTCTTCGCCCCCAAGGCGCGCATGCTCAATCCCGAACCCGCCGTTTTCATTCCGGGCAAATACGACGAGCACGGCAAATGGATGGACGGGTGGGAAACCCGCCGCAAGCGCACGACGGGCTACGACTGGTGCATCGTCAAGCTCGCGCGGCCCGGCGTCATCAAGGGGCTCGACCTCGATACAAGCCATTTCACCGGCAATTTCCCGCCGGCCGCGTCCGTCGAAGCGGCCTTCGTCGAAAACGACGCGCTCGCCACGGCCCAATGGACCGATATCGTTGCGTCGGTCACGCTTCAAGGCAACACGCACCACTACCACGCCGTGGCCGATAACCGCGCATTCACGCACGTACGCGTGAATCTTTACCCCGACGGCGGCCTTGCCCGGCTGCGCGTCTATGGCCAGCCTCAGGTCGACTGGACGCACGTGGGCGACAGCGAATCCGTCGATCTCGCCGCAATGGAAATGGGCGCGTACGTCGTGGCTGCCAACAACGAGCACTTCGGCGCCGCCTCGAATCTGCTGATGCCCGGGCGCGGCGTGAACATGGGCGACGGCTGGGAAACCCGGCGCCGGCGCGAGCCCGGCAACGACTGGTGCATCGTCGCGCTCGCGCACGCGGGAGAGATCCGGCGAATCGACGTGGATACGGCCCACTTCAAGGGCAACTTCCCCGACCGATGCTCGATTCAGGCCGCATGCGTCACGGGCGGCACGGATGCCTCGCTCGTCACGCAATCGATGTTCTGGCCCGTGCTGCTGCCCGAGCAGAAGCTCCAAATGGACCACGTGCACAGCTTCACCGAAGGAATCGCCGCACTCGGCCCCGTCACGCACGTGCGGTTCAACATCGTTCCCGATGGCGGCGTATCGCGCCTGCGACTGTTCGGCAGCCCCAAACGATGA
- a CDS encoding ureidoglycolate lyase — protein MKTLAIEPLTREAFAPFGDVVELDGARHFPINGGTTERYHDLARIDVGAGEGRPIVSLFRAQPRAWPIDVAMMERHPLGSQTFLPLGETPYLVVVAPPGPLSPASLRAFVTQGWQGVNYARGVWHHPLLALECVSDFVVIDRAGEGHNCDELSLPEPIRLAVPSMAATA, from the coding sequence ATGAAGACACTCGCGATCGAACCGCTGACGCGCGAGGCGTTTGCGCCTTTCGGCGACGTCGTCGAGCTCGACGGCGCGCGTCATTTCCCAATCAACGGCGGTACCACCGAGCGGTATCACGACCTTGCGCGCATCGACGTTGGCGCGGGCGAGGGCCGCCCCATCGTCAGCCTGTTCCGCGCGCAACCGCGCGCGTGGCCCATCGACGTCGCGATGATGGAGCGGCATCCGCTGGGCTCGCAGACGTTCCTCCCGCTCGGCGAAACGCCCTACCTCGTCGTGGTCGCGCCGCCCGGACCGTTATCGCCCGCCTCGCTGCGCGCATTCGTGACGCAAGGATGGCAGGGCGTCAATTACGCGCGCGGCGTCTGGCACCACCCGCTGCTCGCGCTCGAATGCGTAAGCGACTTCGTCGTCATCGATCGAGCCGGCGAAGGCCACAACTGCGATGAACTGTCGCTCCCCGAACCGATCCGGCTGGCGGTGCCGAGCATGGCAGCAACGGCATAG
- a CDS encoding C4-dicarboxylate transporter DctA, with protein sequence MSKFLNSLFGRVVIALVIGAALGAAFPHAGESLRPLGDGFLKLIKMVVGPIVFCVVVSGMASAGDLRKVGRVGGKAIVYFELMTTIALVIGALLAWVIRPGAGMNIDPRTIDSASLATYTEHAKSLKDVGGFMLKIIPDTVGDAFAKGDILQILVFAVLFGSALSLLGEKAARVSSFIDELAQTLFRIMSFVIKLAPLGVLGAIAFTTGKYGVASLKQLSLLVAVFYASCVVFVCVVLGLAMRLAGFNIFKLIRYFKDELSIVLGTASSDAVLPQVMRKLEWLGIKDSTVGLVIPTGYSFNLDGFSIYLTLAVLFIAQATNTPLSLHDLILVVLISLVTSKGAHGIPGSAIVILAATLSAIPAIPVLGLVLILPVDWFVGIARALTNLIGNCVAAIVVAAWENDIDKARARRVLNGEPGLQFTPQEASSVPGEAPAVAAARAG encoded by the coding sequence GTGTCGAAGTTTCTGAACTCCCTGTTCGGGCGCGTCGTGATCGCACTCGTCATCGGCGCGGCGCTCGGCGCCGCATTTCCCCACGCCGGCGAATCGCTGCGCCCGCTCGGCGACGGATTCCTCAAGCTCATCAAGATGGTGGTCGGGCCGATCGTGTTTTGCGTGGTCGTGAGCGGTATGGCCAGCGCCGGCGATCTGCGCAAGGTCGGCCGCGTGGGCGGCAAGGCAATCGTCTATTTCGAACTCATGACCACGATCGCACTCGTCATCGGCGCGCTGCTCGCCTGGGTCATTCGCCCCGGTGCCGGCATGAACATCGATCCGCGCACGATCGATAGCGCATCGCTCGCCACCTATACGGAGCATGCCAAGAGCCTCAAGGACGTCGGCGGATTCATGCTGAAGATCATTCCCGATACGGTGGGCGATGCATTCGCGAAAGGCGACATTCTGCAGATCCTCGTCTTTGCGGTGCTGTTCGGCTCCGCGCTCTCGCTGCTCGGCGAGAAGGCGGCCCGCGTATCGTCTTTCATCGACGAACTCGCGCAAACGCTCTTTCGCATCATGAGCTTCGTCATCAAGCTCGCGCCGCTCGGCGTGCTCGGCGCCATCGCTTTCACCACCGGCAAGTATGGTGTGGCATCGCTCAAGCAACTGAGCCTGCTCGTGGCCGTGTTTTACGCAAGCTGCGTCGTATTCGTCTGCGTGGTCCTCGGCCTCGCGATGCGGCTTGCCGGCTTCAACATCTTCAAGCTGATCCGCTATTTCAAGGACGAACTGTCGATCGTGCTCGGCACCGCATCGTCCGATGCCGTGCTGCCGCAGGTCATGCGCAAGCTCGAATGGCTCGGCATCAAGGATTCGACGGTCGGCCTCGTCATTCCCACCGGCTACTCGTTCAATCTCGACGGCTTCTCGATCTACCTCACGCTGGCGGTGCTGTTCATTGCGCAGGCGACGAATACACCGCTTTCGCTGCACGATCTCATTCTCGTCGTGCTGATATCGCTCGTCACCTCCAAGGGCGCGCACGGCATTCCCGGCTCCGCCATCGTGATCCTCGCCGCCACGCTTTCGGCTATTCCCGCCATTCCCGTGCTGGGCCTCGTGTTGATTCTTCCGGTCGACTGGTTCGTCGGTATCGCGCGCGCCCTGACGAATCTGATCGGCAACTGCGTGGCTGCCATCGTCGTGGCCGCGTGGGAAAACGACATCGACAAGGCGCGCGCCCGCCGCGTATTGAACGGCGAGCCCGGATTGCAGTTCACCCCGCAGGAAGCTTCATCCGTGCCGGGCGAGGCACCCGCGGTCGCAGCCGCGCGCGCCGGCTGA